TATTCCTTTTTCTTTAGCAATTGCAAAACAGTGTAAAATCATTTTTTTTCCTACTCCCAGTCCTTGAAATCCATCTGTTACCGCCATTTTACTCAATTCAAAACAACTGTTGTCTATTTTGATTAAGGAAACGGTGCCAATTATTGCATCGTTGAACTTGGCATAAAAAATCATTCCGCCTTTGTTAATAATCTCTTTTTTAGGATCCGAAAGTACAATTTCATCTTTAGGTTCTACCTTAAAATATTTCTGCAACCATTCGAGATTTAAATCCTTTATTGGCGCTGCCAAATCATCCGAAAAAGGAATTATGGTAACCAAGTTTTCTTGTATCATACTTTTTTATGTCAAAGTTAACTTTCTAGTTCCATCTGCTAAAGCATCGATATGAATTACAGAGTGTGTATCAGGAATTAAGTTTTCAATCTTTTCAGCCCATTCTATAAAACACCAATGCCCAGAGTACAAGTATTCATCAACACCCATATCAAGAGCTTCCTCTTCTTTGTTTACTCTATAAAAATCAAAATGATAAACCAATTGATTTTGAGATGCTTCGTATTCGTTAACTAAAGAAAAAGTTGGACTACTTGTAGCGCCTTGTACGCCTAATGATGTACAAAGTTGCTTAATCAAAGTAGTTTTTCCAACACCCATTTCACCGTGAAAAAGTATGACTTTATTCGGGTTCTGGGCAATAATTTGTTGTGCTACTTCTTCAAGCTGTTCTATTGAAAAAAGGATATCCATTCTGATAAAATTTTTTAAAGTTGACAATTTAAGTTTTTAGTCTTAGATTGAAAACTGAGACTGATTGCTTTTTTATTTCGGATTAAAAACTAAAAACGGAATAATCATTTCTTCCAGAGAAATGCCTCCGTGTTGATATGTGTTTTTATAATAACTCACATAGTGATTGTAATTGTTGACATAAGCCAAAAACAAATCACTTTTTGCAAAAATAAACGAACTACTCATATTAATTGCAGGTAAGCCAATATTTTTTGGATCTTTTACAGCATAAACATCTTTGTATTCGTACGTAAGACTTCTGCCTGTTTTATATCTCAGATTTAGACTCGTATTTTTATCTCCCACAACCTTTGATGGGTTTTTCACATTTATAGTGCCGTGGTCTGTAGTGATAATCAATTTGAAGCCCATTTTTTGTGCCTGCTGAATAATTTCTAGCAAAGGCGAATTTTTAAACCAACTTAATGTCAAAGAGCGATAGGCTTTATCATCAGATGCTAATTCTTTCACTACGTCCATTTCTGTTTTGGCATGCGATAACATATCCACAAAATTATAAACAATGGTGACTAAATCATTATCTTTTAAAGCCTTGAAACTTTCAGCTAATTTTTTACCACCAGCAAGACTCGTAATTTTAAAATAATCTTCTTTAATATTAAGTCCTAATCGCTTGATTTGCGCAGTCAAAAATTCAGCTTCAAACAAGTTTTTACCACCTTCTTCAGGATCGTTTTTCCAGTATTGCGGAAACTGTTTTTCCATATCTAACGGCGTTAAACCAGAGAAGATTGCGTTCCTTGCATACTGCGTGGCAGTTGGTAAAATAGAGTAGTAGGGAACCTCTTTTTCTAATTTATAGTAATTTCCTACCA
This portion of the Flavobacterium sp. CECT 9288 genome encodes:
- a CDS encoding GNAT family N-acetyltransferase; this encodes MIQENLVTIIPFSDDLAAPIKDLNLEWLQKYFKVEPKDEIVLSDPKKEIINKGGMIFYAKFNDAIIGTVSLIKIDNSCFELSKMAVTDGFQGLGVGKKMILHCFAIAKEKGIEKIILYSNRKLKSAIHLYEKFGFAEIPLESGIYERADIKMEKIIA
- the tsaE gene encoding tRNA (adenosine(37)-N6)-threonylcarbamoyltransferase complex ATPase subunit type 1 TsaE, producing the protein MDILFSIEQLEEVAQQIIAQNPNKVILFHGEMGVGKTTLIKQLCTSLGVQGATSSPTFSLVNEYEASQNQLVYHFDFYRVNKEEEALDMGVDEYLYSGHWCFIEWAEKIENLIPDTHSVIHIDALADGTRKLTLT
- a CDS encoding bifunctional response regulator/alkaline phosphatase family protein — translated: MEAIKILWVDDEIDLLKPHILFLEKKNYEVTTCNNGLDAIAIFEENNFDIVFLDENMPGMSGLETLSEMKEKKSAIPMIMITKSEEEYIMEEAIGSKIADYLIKPVNPNQILLSLKKNLDHSRLISQKTTLDYQKEFRKIAMEMGMVNSFEDWIELYKKLIFWELELENIDDQGMIQILESQKVEANSQFGKFIERNYEDWFAPMPKKVASVTDADRPIQSHTLFKELVLPELKKKDKPILFVVIDNLRYDQWKTFETVVGNYYKLEKEVPYYSILPTATQYARNAIFSGLTPLDMEKQFPQYWKNDPEEGGKNLFEAEFLTAQIKRLGLNIKEDYFKITSLAGGKKLAESFKALKDNDLVTIVYNFVDMLSHAKTEMDVVKELASDDKAYRSLTLSWFKNSPLLEIIQQAQKMGFKLIITTDHGTINVKNPSKVVGDKNTSLNLRYKTGRSLTYEYKDVYAVKDPKNIGLPAINMSSSFIFAKSDLFLAYVNNYNHYVSYYKNTYQHGGISLEEMIIPFLVFNPK